One Malaclemys terrapin pileata isolate rMalTer1 chromosome 9, rMalTer1.hap1, whole genome shotgun sequence DNA window includes the following coding sequences:
- the SNX12 gene encoding sorting nexin-12: protein MADAAVADTRRLNSKPQDLTDAYGPPSNFLEIDIFNPQTVGVGRARYTSYELRMRTNLPIFKLKESCVRRRYSDFEWLKSELERDSKIVVPPLPGKALKRQLPFRGDEGIFEESFIEERRQGLEQFINKIAGHPLAQNERCLHMFLQEETIDRNYVPGKVRQ from the exons ATGGCGGACGCGGCGGTGGCCGATACCCGGCGCCTCAACTCGAAGCCGCAGGACCTGACGGACGCGTACGGGCCGCCCAGCAACTTCCTGGAGATCGACATCTTCAACCCGCAGACCGTGGGCGTGGGCCGGGCGCGCTACACCAGCTACGAGCTCCGCATGCGG ACAAACCTCCCTATCTTCAAACTGAAAGAGTCTTGTGTGAGGAGGCGATACAGTGACTTTGAATGGCTGAAGAGTGAGCTGGAGCGAGACAGTAAG ATTGTAGTGCCACCGCTGCCTGGAAAAGCCTTGAAACGACAGCTTCCATTTCGAGGAGATGAGGGGATCTTCGAGGAGTCTTTCAttgaggagaggaggcagggacTAGAACAGTTTATTAACAA GATCGCTGGACACCCGCTGGCACAGAACGAGCGCTGCTTACACATGTTCCTGCAAGAGGAAACTATAGATCGGAATTACGTCCCAGGCAAAGTCCGCCAGTAG